From the genome of Cytophagia bacterium CHB2:
CGCAAATGTATTTCACCCGCGCCGACGCCGCGAATTTTCCCACGTGGAATACGTTTCCTTCGAGTCAAATGGTTTCCGGTGGCGTGCCGCGCGATGGCATTCCCGCGCTGACCAATCCCAAATTCGTCGAGCCGGCCTCTTCGGAAGCGAGTTACCTACGCGACACTGATATCGTTTTGGGCACGGTGATCAATGGCGAAGCCAAAGCCTATCCGGAAAATATTCTGTGGTGGCACGAAATCGTGAACGACGCGATTGGCGGCCAAAAAG
Proteins encoded in this window:
- a CDS encoding DUF3179 domain-containing protein, which codes for MKKHLFYFLLVSLSLCAACNNDNSANPLDDKNSNGSSGKAGFGVSGLLFENNLVMWDREHQGSRSELFPQMYFTRADAANFPTWNTFPSSQMVSGGVPRDGIPALTNPKFVEPASSEASYLRDTDIVLGTVINGEAKAYPENILWWHEIVNDAIGGQK